A stretch of the Macaca mulatta isolate MMU2019108-1 chromosome 16, T2T-MMU8v2.0, whole genome shotgun sequence genome encodes the following:
- the HDAC5 gene encoding histone deacetylase 5 isoform X3: MNSPNESDGMSGREPSLEILPRTSLHSIPVTVEVKPVLPRAMPSSMGGGGGGSPSPVELRGALVGSVDPTLREQQLQQELLALKQQQQLQKQLLFAEFQKQHDHLTRQHEVQLQKHLKQQQEMLAAKQQQEMLAAKRQQELEQQRQREQQRQEELEKQRLEQQLLILRNKEKSKESAIASTEVKLRLQEFLLSKSKEPTPGGLNHSLPQHPKCWGAHHASLDQSSPPQSGPPGTPPSYKLPLPGPYDSRDDFPLRKTASEPNLKVRSRLKQKVAERRSSPLLRRKDGTVISTFKKRAVEITGAGPGASSVCNSAPGSGPSSPNSSHSTIAENGFTGSVPNIPTEMLPQHRALPLDSSPNQFSLYTSPSLPNISLGLQATVTVTNSHLTASPKLSTQQEAERQALQSLRQGGTLTGKFMSTSSIPGCLLGVALEGDGSPHGHASLLQHVLLLEQARQQSTLIAGEWTGSLPLHGQSPLVTGERVATSMRTVGKLPRHRPLSRTQSSPLPQSPQALQQLVMQQQHQQFLEKQKQQQLQLGKILTKTGELPRQPTTHPEETEEELTEQQEALLGEGALTMPREGSTESESTQEDLEEEEEEEDGEEEEDCIQVKDEEGESGAEEGPDSEEPGAGYKKLFSDAQPLQPLQVYQAPLSLATVPHQALGRTQSSPAAPGGMKSPPDQPVKHLFTTGVVYDTFMLKHQCMCGNTHVHPEHAGRIQSIWSRLQETGLLSKCERIRGRKATLDEIQTVHSEYHTLLYGTSPLNRQKLDNKKLLGPISQKMYAVLPCGGIGVDSDTVWNEMHSSSAVRMAVGCLLELAFKVAAGELKNGFAIIRPPGHHAEESTAMGFCFFNSVAITAKLLQQKLNVGKVLIVDWDIHHGNGTQQAFYNDPSVLYISLHRYDNGNFFPGSGAPEEVGGGPGVGYNVNVAWTGGVDPPIGDVEYLTAFRTVVMPIAHEFSPDVVLVSAGFDAVEGHLSPLGGYSVTARCFGHLTRQLMTLAGGRVVLALEGGHDLTAICDASEACVSALLSVELQPLDEAVLQQKPNINAVATLEKVIEIQSKHWSCVQKFAAGLGRSLREAQAGETEEAETVSAMALLSVGAEQAQAAAAREHSPRPAEEPMEQEPAL; encoded by the exons ATGAACTCTCCCAACGAGTCGG ATGGGATGTCAGGCCGGGAACCATCCTTGGAAATCCTGCCGCGGACTTCTCTGCACAGCATCCCTGTGACAG TGGAGGTGAAGCCGGTGCTGCCAAGAGCCATGCCCAGTTCcatggggggtgggggtggaggcagCCCCAGCCCTGTGGAGCTACGGGGTGCTCTGGTGGGCTCTGTGGATCCCACACTGCGGGAGCAGCAACTGCAGCAGGAGCTCCTGGCGCtcaagcagcagcagcagctgcagaaGCAGCTCCTGTTCGCTGAGTTCCAGAAACAGCATGACCACCTGACAAGGCAGCATGAGGTCCAGCTACAGAAGCACCTCAAG cagcagcaggagatgCTGGCAGCCAAGCAGCAGCAGGAGATGCTGGCAGCCAAGCGGCAGCAGGAGCTGGAGCAGCAGCGGCAGCGGGAGCAGCAGCGGCAGGAAGAGCTGGAGAAGCAGCGGCTGGAGCAGCAGCTGCTCATCCTGCGGAACAAGGAGAAGAGCAAAGAGA GTGCCATTGCCAGCACCGAGGTAAAGCTGAGGCTCCAGGAATTCCTCTTGTCGAAGTCAAAGGAGCCCACACCAGGCGGCCTCAACCATTCCCTCCCACAGCACCCCAAATGCTG gggaGCCCACCATGCTTCTTTGGACCAGAGTTCCCCTCCCCAGAGCGGCCCCCCTGGGACGCCTCCCTCCTACAAACTGCCTTTGCCTGGGCCCTACGACAGTCGAGATGACTTCCCCCTCCGCAAAACAG CCTCTGAACCCAACTTGAAAGTGCGTTCAAGGCTAAAACAGAAGGTGGCCGAGCGGAGAAGCAGTCCCCTCCTGCGTCGCAAGGATGGGACTGTTATTAGCACCTTTAAGAAAAGAGCTGTTGAGATCACAGGTGCCGGGCCTGGGG CGTCGTCCGTGTGTAACAGCGCACCTGGCTCCGGCCCCAGCTCTCCCAACAGCTCCCACAGCACCATCGCTGAGAATGGCTTTACTGGCTCAGTCCCCAACATCCCCACCGAG ATGCTCCCCCAGCACCGAGCCCTCCCTCTGGACAGCTCCCCCAACCAGTTCAGCCTCTACACGTCTCCTTCTCTGCCCAACATCTCCTTAGGGCTGCAGGCCACGGTCACTGTCACCAACTCACACCTCACT GCCTCCCCGAAGCTGTCGACACAGCAGGAGGCCGAGAGGCAGGCCCTCCAGTCCCTGCGGCAGGGTGGCACGCTGACGGGCAAGTTCATGAGCACATCCTCTATCCCTGGCTGCCTGCTGGGCGTGGCACTGGAGGGCGACGGGAGCCCCCACGGGCATGCCTCCCTGCTGCAGCATGTGCTGTTGCTGGAGCAGGCCCGGCAGCAGAGCACCCTCATTGCTGGTGAGTGGACAGGCAGCT TGCCACTCCACGGGCAGTCCCCACTAGTGACGGGTGAACGTGTGGCCACCAGCATGCGGACGGTGGGCAAGCTCCCGCGGCATCGGCCCCTGAGCCGCACTCAGTCCTCACCGCTGCCGCAGAGTCCCCAGGCCCTGCAGCAGCTGGTCATGCAACAACAGCACCAGCAGttcctggagaagcagaagcagcagcagctacAGCTGGGCAAG ATCCTCACCAAGACAGGGGAGCTGCCCAGGCAGCCCACCACCCACCCTGAGGAGACAGAAGAGGAGCTGACAGAGCAGCAGGAGGCCTTGCTGGGGGAGGGAGCCCTGACCATGCCCCGGGAGGGCTCCACAGAGAGTGAGAGCACACAGGAagacctggaggaggaggaggaggaagaggatggggaggaggaggaggattgcATCCAGGTCAAGGACGAGGAGGGCGAGAGTGGTGCTGAGGAGGGGCCCGACTCGGAGGAGCCTGGTGCTGGTTACAAAAAA CTGTTCTCAGATGCCCAGCCGCTGCAGCCGCTGCAGGTGTACCAGGCGCCCCTCAGCCtggccactgtgccccaccaggCCCTGGGCCGCACCCAGTCCTCCCCTGCTGCCCCTGGGGGCATGAAGAGCCCCCCAGACCAGCCCGTCAAGCACCTCTTCACCACAG GTGTGGTCTACGACACGTTCATGCTGAAGCACCAGTGCATGTGCGGGAACACACACGTGCACCCTGAGCATGCTGGCCGGATCCAGAGCATCTGGTCCCGGCTGCAGGAGACAGGCCTGCTTAGCAAGTGCGAG CGAATCCGGGGTCGCAAAGCCACGCTAGATGAGATCCAGACAGTGCACTCTGAATACCACACCCTGCTGTATGGGACCAGCCCCCTCAACCGGCAGAAGCTGGACAACAAGAAGTTGCTTG GCCCCATCAGCCAGAAGATGTATGCTGTGCTGCCTTGTGGGGGAATCGGG GTGGACAGTGACACCGTCTGGAATGAGATGCATTCCTCCAGTGCTGTGCGCATGGCGGTGGGCTGCCTGCTGGAGCTGGCCTTCAAGGTGGCTGCAGGAGAGCTCAAG AATGGATTTGCCATCATCCGGCCGCCAGGACACCATGCCGAGGAATCCACAGCCAT GGGATTCTGCTTCTTCAACTCTGTAGCCATCACTGCAAAACTCCTACAGCAGAAGTTGAACGTGGGCAAGGTCCTCATCGTGGACTGG GACATTCACCATGGCAATGGCACCCAGCAGGCGTTCTACAATGACCCCTCTGTGCTCTACATCTCACTGCATCGCTATGACAACGGGAACTTCTttccaggctctggggctcctgaAGAG GTTGGTGGAGGGCCAGGTGTGGGGTACAATGTGAACGTGGCATGGACAGGAGGCGTGGACCCCCCCATTGGAGACGTGGAGTACCTTACAGCCTTCAG GACAGTGGTGATGCCCATTGCCCACGAGTTCTCACCTGACGTGGTCCTAGTCTCTGCTGGGTTTGATGCTGTTGAAGGACATCTGTCTCCTCTGGGTGGCTACTCTGTCACCGCCAGAT GTTTTGGCCACTTGACCAGGCAGCTGATGACCCTGGCAGGGGGCCGGGTGGTGCTGGCCCTGGAGGGAGGCCATGACTTGACCGCCATCTGTGATGCCTCTGAGGCTTGTGTTTCGGCTCTGCTCAGTGTAGAG CTGCAGCCCTTGGACGAGGCAGTCTTGCAGCAAAAGCCCAACATCAACGCAGTGGCCACGCTAGAGAAAGTCATCGAGATCCAGA GCAAACACTGGAGCTGTGTGCAGAAGTTTGCCGCTGGTCTGGGCCGTTCCCTgcgggaggcccaggcaggtgagaCCGAGGAGGCCGAGACTGTGAGCGCCATGGCCTTGCTGTCGGTGGGGGCTGAGcaggcccaggctgcagcagcCCGGGAACACAGCCCCAG GCCGGCAGAGGAGCCCATGGAGCAGGAGCCTGCCCTGTGA
- the HDAC5 gene encoding histone deacetylase 5 isoform X5, producing the protein MNSPNESADGMSGREPSLEILPRTSLHSIPVTVEVKPVLPRAMPSSMGGGGGGSPSPVELRGALVGSVDPTLREQQLQQELLALKQQQQLQKQLLFAEFQKQHDHLTRQHEVQLQKHLKQQQEMLAAKQQQEMLAAKRQQELEQQRQREQQRQEELEKQRLEQQLLILRNKEKSKESAIASTEVKLRLQEFLLSKSKEPTPGGLNHSLPQHPKCWGAHHASLDQSSPPQSGPPGTPPSYKLPLPGPYDSRDDFPLRKTASEPNLKVRSRLKQKVAERRSSPLLRRKDGTVISTFKKRAVEITASSVCNSAPGSGPSSPNSSHSTIAENGFTGSVPNIPTEMLPQHRALPLDSSPNQFSLYTSPSLPNISLGLQATVTVTNSHLTASPKLSTQQEAERQALQSLRQGGTLTGKFMSTSSIPGCLLGVALEGDGSPHGHASLLQHVLLLEQARQQSTLIAVPLHGQSPLVTGERVATSMRTVGKLPRHRPLSRTQSSPLPQSPQALQQLVMQQQHQQFLEKQKQQQLQLGKILTKTGELPRQPTTHPEETEEELTEQQEALLGEGALTMPREGSTESESTQEDLEEEEEEEDGEEEEDCIQVKDEEGESGAEEGPDSEEPGAGYKKLFSDAQPLQPLQVYQAPLSLATVPHQALGRTQSSPAAPGGMKSPPDQPVKHLFTTGVVYDTFMLKHQCMCGNTHVHPEHAGRIQSIWSRLQETGLLSKCERIRGRKATLDEIQTVHSEYHTLLYGTSPLNRQKLDNKKLLGPISQKMYAVLPCGGIGVDSDTVWNEMHSSSAVRMAVGCLLELAFKVAAGELKNGFAIIRPPGHHAEESTAMGFCFFNSVAITAKLLQQKLNVGKVLIVDWDIHHGNGTQQAFYNDPSVLYISLHRYDNGNFFPGSGAPEEVGGGPGVGYNVNVAWTGGVDPPIGDVEYLTAFRTVVMPIAHEFSPDVVLVSAGFDAVEGHLSPLGGYSVTARCFGHLTRQLMTLAGGRVVLALEGGHDLTAICDASEACVSALLSVELQPLDEAVLQQKPNINAVATLEKVIEIQSKHWSCVQKFAAGLGRSLREAQAGETEEAETVSAMALLSVGAEQAQAAAAREHSPRPAEEPMEQEPAL; encoded by the exons ATGAACTCTCCCAACGAGTCGG CAGATGGGATGTCAGGCCGGGAACCATCCTTGGAAATCCTGCCGCGGACTTCTCTGCACAGCATCCCTGTGACAG TGGAGGTGAAGCCGGTGCTGCCAAGAGCCATGCCCAGTTCcatggggggtgggggtggaggcagCCCCAGCCCTGTGGAGCTACGGGGTGCTCTGGTGGGCTCTGTGGATCCCACACTGCGGGAGCAGCAACTGCAGCAGGAGCTCCTGGCGCtcaagcagcagcagcagctgcagaaGCAGCTCCTGTTCGCTGAGTTCCAGAAACAGCATGACCACCTGACAAGGCAGCATGAGGTCCAGCTACAGAAGCACCTCAAG cagcagcaggagatgCTGGCAGCCAAGCAGCAGCAGGAGATGCTGGCAGCCAAGCGGCAGCAGGAGCTGGAGCAGCAGCGGCAGCGGGAGCAGCAGCGGCAGGAAGAGCTGGAGAAGCAGCGGCTGGAGCAGCAGCTGCTCATCCTGCGGAACAAGGAGAAGAGCAAAGAGA GTGCCATTGCCAGCACCGAGGTAAAGCTGAGGCTCCAGGAATTCCTCTTGTCGAAGTCAAAGGAGCCCACACCAGGCGGCCTCAACCATTCCCTCCCACAGCACCCCAAATGCTG gggaGCCCACCATGCTTCTTTGGACCAGAGTTCCCCTCCCCAGAGCGGCCCCCCTGGGACGCCTCCCTCCTACAAACTGCCTTTGCCTGGGCCCTACGACAGTCGAGATGACTTCCCCCTCCGCAAAACAG CCTCTGAACCCAACTTGAAAGTGCGTTCAAGGCTAAAACAGAAGGTGGCCGAGCGGAGAAGCAGTCCCCTCCTGCGTCGCAAGGATGGGACTGTTATTAGCACCTTTAAGAAAAGAGCTGTTGAGATCACAG CGTCGTCCGTGTGTAACAGCGCACCTGGCTCCGGCCCCAGCTCTCCCAACAGCTCCCACAGCACCATCGCTGAGAATGGCTTTACTGGCTCAGTCCCCAACATCCCCACCGAG ATGCTCCCCCAGCACCGAGCCCTCCCTCTGGACAGCTCCCCCAACCAGTTCAGCCTCTACACGTCTCCTTCTCTGCCCAACATCTCCTTAGGGCTGCAGGCCACGGTCACTGTCACCAACTCACACCTCACT GCCTCCCCGAAGCTGTCGACACAGCAGGAGGCCGAGAGGCAGGCCCTCCAGTCCCTGCGGCAGGGTGGCACGCTGACGGGCAAGTTCATGAGCACATCCTCTATCCCTGGCTGCCTGCTGGGCGTGGCACTGGAGGGCGACGGGAGCCCCCACGGGCATGCCTCCCTGCTGCAGCATGTGCTGTTGCTGGAGCAGGCCCGGCAGCAGAGCACCCTCATTGCTG TGCCACTCCACGGGCAGTCCCCACTAGTGACGGGTGAACGTGTGGCCACCAGCATGCGGACGGTGGGCAAGCTCCCGCGGCATCGGCCCCTGAGCCGCACTCAGTCCTCACCGCTGCCGCAGAGTCCCCAGGCCCTGCAGCAGCTGGTCATGCAACAACAGCACCAGCAGttcctggagaagcagaagcagcagcagctacAGCTGGGCAAG ATCCTCACCAAGACAGGGGAGCTGCCCAGGCAGCCCACCACCCACCCTGAGGAGACAGAAGAGGAGCTGACAGAGCAGCAGGAGGCCTTGCTGGGGGAGGGAGCCCTGACCATGCCCCGGGAGGGCTCCACAGAGAGTGAGAGCACACAGGAagacctggaggaggaggaggaggaagaggatggggaggaggaggaggattgcATCCAGGTCAAGGACGAGGAGGGCGAGAGTGGTGCTGAGGAGGGGCCCGACTCGGAGGAGCCTGGTGCTGGTTACAAAAAA CTGTTCTCAGATGCCCAGCCGCTGCAGCCGCTGCAGGTGTACCAGGCGCCCCTCAGCCtggccactgtgccccaccaggCCCTGGGCCGCACCCAGTCCTCCCCTGCTGCCCCTGGGGGCATGAAGAGCCCCCCAGACCAGCCCGTCAAGCACCTCTTCACCACAG GTGTGGTCTACGACACGTTCATGCTGAAGCACCAGTGCATGTGCGGGAACACACACGTGCACCCTGAGCATGCTGGCCGGATCCAGAGCATCTGGTCCCGGCTGCAGGAGACAGGCCTGCTTAGCAAGTGCGAG CGAATCCGGGGTCGCAAAGCCACGCTAGATGAGATCCAGACAGTGCACTCTGAATACCACACCCTGCTGTATGGGACCAGCCCCCTCAACCGGCAGAAGCTGGACAACAAGAAGTTGCTTG GCCCCATCAGCCAGAAGATGTATGCTGTGCTGCCTTGTGGGGGAATCGGG GTGGACAGTGACACCGTCTGGAATGAGATGCATTCCTCCAGTGCTGTGCGCATGGCGGTGGGCTGCCTGCTGGAGCTGGCCTTCAAGGTGGCTGCAGGAGAGCTCAAG AATGGATTTGCCATCATCCGGCCGCCAGGACACCATGCCGAGGAATCCACAGCCAT GGGATTCTGCTTCTTCAACTCTGTAGCCATCACTGCAAAACTCCTACAGCAGAAGTTGAACGTGGGCAAGGTCCTCATCGTGGACTGG GACATTCACCATGGCAATGGCACCCAGCAGGCGTTCTACAATGACCCCTCTGTGCTCTACATCTCACTGCATCGCTATGACAACGGGAACTTCTttccaggctctggggctcctgaAGAG GTTGGTGGAGGGCCAGGTGTGGGGTACAATGTGAACGTGGCATGGACAGGAGGCGTGGACCCCCCCATTGGAGACGTGGAGTACCTTACAGCCTTCAG GACAGTGGTGATGCCCATTGCCCACGAGTTCTCACCTGACGTGGTCCTAGTCTCTGCTGGGTTTGATGCTGTTGAAGGACATCTGTCTCCTCTGGGTGGCTACTCTGTCACCGCCAGAT GTTTTGGCCACTTGACCAGGCAGCTGATGACCCTGGCAGGGGGCCGGGTGGTGCTGGCCCTGGAGGGAGGCCATGACTTGACCGCCATCTGTGATGCCTCTGAGGCTTGTGTTTCGGCTCTGCTCAGTGTAGAG CTGCAGCCCTTGGACGAGGCAGTCTTGCAGCAAAAGCCCAACATCAACGCAGTGGCCACGCTAGAGAAAGTCATCGAGATCCAGA GCAAACACTGGAGCTGTGTGCAGAAGTTTGCCGCTGGTCTGGGCCGTTCCCTgcgggaggcccaggcaggtgagaCCGAGGAGGCCGAGACTGTGAGCGCCATGGCCTTGCTGTCGGTGGGGGCTGAGcaggcccaggctgcagcagcCCGGGAACACAGCCCCAG GCCGGCAGAGGAGCCCATGGAGCAGGAGCCTGCCCTGTGA
- the HDAC5 gene encoding histone deacetylase 5, with amino-acid sequence MNSPNESADGMSGREPSLEILPRTSLHSIPVTVEVKPVLPRAMPSSMGGGGGGSPSPVELRGALVGSVDPTLREQQLQQELLALKQQQQLQKQLLFAEFQKQHDHLTRQHEVQLQKHLKQQQEMLAAKQQQEMLAAKRQQELEQQRQREQQRQEELEKQRLEQQLLILRNKEKSKESAIASTEVKLRLQEFLLSKSKEPTPGGLNHSLPQHPKCWGAHHASLDQSSPPQSGPPGTPPSYKLPLPGPYDSRDDFPLRKTASEPNLKVRSRLKQKVAERRSSPLLRRKDGTVISTFKKRAVEITGAGPGASSVCNSAPGSGPSSPNSSHSTIAENGFTGSVPNIPTEMLPQHRALPLDSSPNQFSLYTSPSLPNISLGLQATVTVTNSHLTASPKLSTQQEAERQALQSLRQGGTLTGKFMSTSSIPGCLLGVALEGDGSPHGHASLLQHVLLLEQARQQSTLIAVPLHGQSPLVTGERVATSMRTVGKLPRHRPLSRTQSSPLPQSPQALQQLVMQQQHQQFLEKQKQQQLQLGKILTKTGELPRQPTTHPEETEEELTEQQEALLGEGALTMPREGSTESESTQEDLEEEEEEEDGEEEEDCIQVKDEEGESGAEEGPDSEEPGAGYKKLFSDAQPLQPLQVYQAPLSLATVPHQALGRTQSSPAAPGGMKSPPDQPVKHLFTTGVVYDTFMLKHQCMCGNTHVHPEHAGRIQSIWSRLQETGLLSKCERIRGRKATLDEIQTVHSEYHTLLYGTSPLNRQKLDNKKLLGPISQKMYAVLPCGGIGVDSDTVWNEMHSSSAVRMAVGCLLELAFKVAAGELKNGFAIIRPPGHHAEESTAMGFCFFNSVAITAKLLQQKLNVGKVLIVDWDIHHGNGTQQAFYNDPSVLYISLHRYDNGNFFPGSGAPEEVGGGPGVGYNVNVAWTGGVDPPIGDVEYLTAFRTVVMPIAHEFSPDVVLVSAGFDAVEGHLSPLGGYSVTARCFGHLTRQLMTLAGGRVVLALEGGHDLTAICDASEACVSALLSVELQPLDEAVLQQKPNINAVATLEKVIEIQSKHWSCVQKFAAGLGRSLREAQAGETEEAETVSAMALLSVGAEQAQAAAAREHSPRPAEEPMEQEPAL; translated from the exons ATGAACTCTCCCAACGAGTCGG CAGATGGGATGTCAGGCCGGGAACCATCCTTGGAAATCCTGCCGCGGACTTCTCTGCACAGCATCCCTGTGACAG TGGAGGTGAAGCCGGTGCTGCCAAGAGCCATGCCCAGTTCcatggggggtgggggtggaggcagCCCCAGCCCTGTGGAGCTACGGGGTGCTCTGGTGGGCTCTGTGGATCCCACACTGCGGGAGCAGCAACTGCAGCAGGAGCTCCTGGCGCtcaagcagcagcagcagctgcagaaGCAGCTCCTGTTCGCTGAGTTCCAGAAACAGCATGACCACCTGACAAGGCAGCATGAGGTCCAGCTACAGAAGCACCTCAAG cagcagcaggagatgCTGGCAGCCAAGCAGCAGCAGGAGATGCTGGCAGCCAAGCGGCAGCAGGAGCTGGAGCAGCAGCGGCAGCGGGAGCAGCAGCGGCAGGAAGAGCTGGAGAAGCAGCGGCTGGAGCAGCAGCTGCTCATCCTGCGGAACAAGGAGAAGAGCAAAGAGA GTGCCATTGCCAGCACCGAGGTAAAGCTGAGGCTCCAGGAATTCCTCTTGTCGAAGTCAAAGGAGCCCACACCAGGCGGCCTCAACCATTCCCTCCCACAGCACCCCAAATGCTG gggaGCCCACCATGCTTCTTTGGACCAGAGTTCCCCTCCCCAGAGCGGCCCCCCTGGGACGCCTCCCTCCTACAAACTGCCTTTGCCTGGGCCCTACGACAGTCGAGATGACTTCCCCCTCCGCAAAACAG CCTCTGAACCCAACTTGAAAGTGCGTTCAAGGCTAAAACAGAAGGTGGCCGAGCGGAGAAGCAGTCCCCTCCTGCGTCGCAAGGATGGGACTGTTATTAGCACCTTTAAGAAAAGAGCTGTTGAGATCACAGGTGCCGGGCCTGGGG CGTCGTCCGTGTGTAACAGCGCACCTGGCTCCGGCCCCAGCTCTCCCAACAGCTCCCACAGCACCATCGCTGAGAATGGCTTTACTGGCTCAGTCCCCAACATCCCCACCGAG ATGCTCCCCCAGCACCGAGCCCTCCCTCTGGACAGCTCCCCCAACCAGTTCAGCCTCTACACGTCTCCTTCTCTGCCCAACATCTCCTTAGGGCTGCAGGCCACGGTCACTGTCACCAACTCACACCTCACT GCCTCCCCGAAGCTGTCGACACAGCAGGAGGCCGAGAGGCAGGCCCTCCAGTCCCTGCGGCAGGGTGGCACGCTGACGGGCAAGTTCATGAGCACATCCTCTATCCCTGGCTGCCTGCTGGGCGTGGCACTGGAGGGCGACGGGAGCCCCCACGGGCATGCCTCCCTGCTGCAGCATGTGCTGTTGCTGGAGCAGGCCCGGCAGCAGAGCACCCTCATTGCTG TGCCACTCCACGGGCAGTCCCCACTAGTGACGGGTGAACGTGTGGCCACCAGCATGCGGACGGTGGGCAAGCTCCCGCGGCATCGGCCCCTGAGCCGCACTCAGTCCTCACCGCTGCCGCAGAGTCCCCAGGCCCTGCAGCAGCTGGTCATGCAACAACAGCACCAGCAGttcctggagaagcagaagcagcagcagctacAGCTGGGCAAG ATCCTCACCAAGACAGGGGAGCTGCCCAGGCAGCCCACCACCCACCCTGAGGAGACAGAAGAGGAGCTGACAGAGCAGCAGGAGGCCTTGCTGGGGGAGGGAGCCCTGACCATGCCCCGGGAGGGCTCCACAGAGAGTGAGAGCACACAGGAagacctggaggaggaggaggaggaagaggatggggaggaggaggaggattgcATCCAGGTCAAGGACGAGGAGGGCGAGAGTGGTGCTGAGGAGGGGCCCGACTCGGAGGAGCCTGGTGCTGGTTACAAAAAA CTGTTCTCAGATGCCCAGCCGCTGCAGCCGCTGCAGGTGTACCAGGCGCCCCTCAGCCtggccactgtgccccaccaggCCCTGGGCCGCACCCAGTCCTCCCCTGCTGCCCCTGGGGGCATGAAGAGCCCCCCAGACCAGCCCGTCAAGCACCTCTTCACCACAG GTGTGGTCTACGACACGTTCATGCTGAAGCACCAGTGCATGTGCGGGAACACACACGTGCACCCTGAGCATGCTGGCCGGATCCAGAGCATCTGGTCCCGGCTGCAGGAGACAGGCCTGCTTAGCAAGTGCGAG CGAATCCGGGGTCGCAAAGCCACGCTAGATGAGATCCAGACAGTGCACTCTGAATACCACACCCTGCTGTATGGGACCAGCCCCCTCAACCGGCAGAAGCTGGACAACAAGAAGTTGCTTG GCCCCATCAGCCAGAAGATGTATGCTGTGCTGCCTTGTGGGGGAATCGGG GTGGACAGTGACACCGTCTGGAATGAGATGCATTCCTCCAGTGCTGTGCGCATGGCGGTGGGCTGCCTGCTGGAGCTGGCCTTCAAGGTGGCTGCAGGAGAGCTCAAG AATGGATTTGCCATCATCCGGCCGCCAGGACACCATGCCGAGGAATCCACAGCCAT GGGATTCTGCTTCTTCAACTCTGTAGCCATCACTGCAAAACTCCTACAGCAGAAGTTGAACGTGGGCAAGGTCCTCATCGTGGACTGG GACATTCACCATGGCAATGGCACCCAGCAGGCGTTCTACAATGACCCCTCTGTGCTCTACATCTCACTGCATCGCTATGACAACGGGAACTTCTttccaggctctggggctcctgaAGAG GTTGGTGGAGGGCCAGGTGTGGGGTACAATGTGAACGTGGCATGGACAGGAGGCGTGGACCCCCCCATTGGAGACGTGGAGTACCTTACAGCCTTCAG GACAGTGGTGATGCCCATTGCCCACGAGTTCTCACCTGACGTGGTCCTAGTCTCTGCTGGGTTTGATGCTGTTGAAGGACATCTGTCTCCTCTGGGTGGCTACTCTGTCACCGCCAGAT GTTTTGGCCACTTGACCAGGCAGCTGATGACCCTGGCAGGGGGCCGGGTGGTGCTGGCCCTGGAGGGAGGCCATGACTTGACCGCCATCTGTGATGCCTCTGAGGCTTGTGTTTCGGCTCTGCTCAGTGTAGAG CTGCAGCCCTTGGACGAGGCAGTCTTGCAGCAAAAGCCCAACATCAACGCAGTGGCCACGCTAGAGAAAGTCATCGAGATCCAGA GCAAACACTGGAGCTGTGTGCAGAAGTTTGCCGCTGGTCTGGGCCGTTCCCTgcgggaggcccaggcaggtgagaCCGAGGAGGCCGAGACTGTGAGCGCCATGGCCTTGCTGTCGGTGGGGGCTGAGcaggcccaggctgcagcagcCCGGGAACACAGCCCCAG GCCGGCAGAGGAGCCCATGGAGCAGGAGCCTGCCCTGTGA